The genomic region GTCATTCTGAAAAGGTTGCAGCGAATGACGCGAAAACTACAACACAAGCAAATCAAGAAAAGGATTGAGTATACGAGAAATTTCAAGAGTTAGTACTGGGAATTTGGATTTGTTATGGATTTCATGAGTATTTGTGTATCCCAGGATTTGAGCATTGATACTGTTTGTTTCATAATATTGTGATTTGTGTCAATAATTAGTATAGTCTAGCTAGGCGGATAGAGAAATACTGTGGATAACTGATCCGTCTAGCATCTCTTTTTTATCAGACGGATTCAGCTGGCAGATTAAATCTTGTCAGAAAGACAACTCTACTAAAATAAAATAGATGCTGAGGATGGAGGTACTGTTTCTTGAGGTTCCGCTCAAATCTTGGCAACTCTACGTGTGCACGAGTCATACTTCATGTCTGTTAATGCCAGTTCCTAGGGGAGCTAAAATGCTGGCCTGATGAAGGAATCTCTGAGGGTTCATATGAGGAATGCCAAGAATACAGAGCTGCAACGATTGCTGATAGAAATACTCGAACAAGATGATGGCAGGTTCGGGATGCCTCTTTTGGCTGCTAGACAACAGCTCATTGCCAAGGCTAGAAAACGCAAAATTGAATGCAATCAGAAAACAGCAGATGAAACGATTCTGCAGGCCTTGGACGATTGGACCGTGGACAAAGCATTGGCTCCAGTTCCTATCCAGATCGAGGAGGAACTCAATCTCGAGCCACCTGGGCCGTTTTGGCACCTCAAAATCCTAACCCCAGAAGAACAGGGGAGGTACAAGTCTCTCGCACCAGTGGAGAAAGCACTGATTCGATTGCTGAGAAAGCAAGATGAACCTGGGAGACGAGGAGAGATTCCTGTCGAAGAAGCTGAGAAGCAGCTGGCCGAACAAGGATTCACAGACATTCCCGAATTCATGTGGGTGAATGAGATAGTCCATGATTTCTTCGGGTTCCGTGATGGCAAAGATGCTAGATGGTATGGAATTGTAAATGAATACTGGAAGACTGAGGAATTCAAAGAGCACGAGCAGAGAATGCTAGATGAGTCACTAGAGAAACAAAGGCAATACATCCAACTCATGGAGGATCTAGAAGAAGAATCTAGACAACGAAGAAAACGTGAAGAAAAGGAATCTCACAAAAAGAACAGAGCAAAGAAACCTAAACAATCACAGAATAACAATTCTGGGGCATCAAAGACTAACCCGTGTAATCCGGAATGGCTTCGAGCTCATCTTGTTCAGATAGTTGAGGAATTGAGTTGGAGAGATGGCGCACCCCTCCCGGTTGTTGAAAGACGACTCTTAGCCAAGAGTGAAGATGAAGGAATGAATTGCGGAGTCGAAGACATACAAAGCGTTATTCAGAGGACGTTGGACGACTGGACATTAGAAAAAACAATATCTGAAATCCCGTCAGCTATTCAGGATTCACTCGGTTATTCCTCATACAAGCTCGTTTGGCATTTGAAGATCATGTCAGAAGAAAGAGCACAAGAGTATAGGAATCTTGAACCTGTCGAGATAGCTTTGATCCGAATTCTTCAAAATCAAAACGAACCAGACTCTATTGGTAGTATTTCCGTATCTGAAGCTGAAAGGCGTCTTTCTGAGCAAGGATTTGAGGATATACCCGAATTCATGCTGATAAAGGACATCGTTGAAGAATTCTTCAAACTCGATGACGGAGAAATGGTGCGCTGGTATGGATTGATTGAAGAGTTTGTTAAGACTGAGGAATACAAGAAGCAGGAGCAGAAGATGATAGAGGCGTCAATGGAAAAAGAATATCGATACATCCAACTCATGGAGGATTTGGAGGAGGAGTCAAGGCAACGAAGAAAACGTGAAGAAAGAATAGCCAAACAACAAGAAATCAAAGAAAAGAAACTCAAACAACAGAAGATAAGAAAGTCTAGGACGGTAGAACCAAAGCCCTGCAACCAGGATTGGCTCCGAACACACCTGATTCAGACTGTTGAGGAGGTGGGCGAAGGGCGCAGTGCCCCACTGGTGGTAGTTCAACAAGAACTCATCAAGACAGCACAAGATGAAAGGATAAGATGTAGCCTGAGAGACATCCACCACACTATCGAATCAGTCCTTGATGAGTGGATACTGGACAAGACAGTTATCGAACCTTCTGAATATATGCTCGATTCACTTGGATATTGTGCAAGCGAAGTGGTCTGGGGCCTGAAAATCCTATCAGATGATGAGATTGAGAGATACCGCAACCTCAAGCCGATCGTGAAAGAACTGATTAGCCTGTTACGGGAACGGGATGATCCAAGGACCCTCGGTATGATGCCGGTGTCTGAAGCTCATAGATTGCTTTCCAAGCGCGGTTTTGATGACATACCAGAACTGATCTGCGAAGAGGGAATCATTCAGGAAAATCATGTAGCATTCGATGGTGAGGAAGTGCCCGCTTACGAAATAGTCCAGCACTATTGTTGAAAACAAGGGCCGTGACCAAGTGGCCTTCTGAAAGAAGCAAGCGAGAGTCATTCATCACTCAGTACTCATGAACTATCTTGAAGCCAAATCAATGAGAAATGAACAAAGATATGGCGCATCATCTCCGCCTTCTTTGAAACTGCATTTCTAAAATAAAAAAGATGCTGAGGATGGAGGTACTGTTTCTGAGGTTCCGCTCAAATCTTGACAACTCTAGGTGTTGCAGAGCTATATTTTCGGTCTGCTCGGCTTGGACATTAGTAGCGGTGAGCTGAATACCCAGCCAGAATAGATATTTAGAACAATAAGCTCATTGCTTGTTGTTGACTACGGAGCAAGAAAGCCATATTCTGGCAAGACCTCTAATCTATATCTATTGCTCTAGTGGATTCAACCACTGTCTGTCAGGTTTCGCAATTTGCCGCGCATTACTGTAGGCCATGGAGAGTGAAAGAACCGTTGTTGCACGATACCTGTCTCCGCCATGATCAACAACTAGTGCCAAATCCGCTTTTGCAGCGCTTCTTATGCACAATGGCAATAAGAGCTGAATCTTGCTTCCGTAATATTGGGGAACAGCGGCTTTGTAGCTTCGCATCACACGTTTCTTTGCATGCCTAATAGCGCCGTCCAGTAACATCGATAGTGTGTGATCGTCATGTTCTTGTAGTTCGGGCGGGAATCTATCTCTGTGCTCGTTTAGTATGTGCTCCTTGTTAACGACCAAATCCATACGCGTATCATAAACTAGAAACTTCGGATCATCGAAGTAGTTCGCTCTCTCTGGAAGGGACTTGAATTTCGTTAGCCAATACTCTCCCTCTCGTAGCCAATTGAAGAATCGCCAAGGTGACGCCTCCTCTACTCTGTTCTTGACAAAATATGCAAATATCTCTTCTTGCAACGGGGTAACCAACCCAGTATTGAAACATGCAAAATCACCCTCATCAGTAGATGAATAGGCAATCTTGTCCTCTTCTACCAGACGTTTGAATGTATATTTAAGATAGTGGAAAAGTACTGGGTGGGTCCACTCCTCTAGCGCTTCCGAGGATGACCAATCTTCAGGTTCAGCCATATCAGCCAAGTTTCGAAGCGCTTCATCTCTTTCGTGAAAATAGGCAAAATCAAACAAATCTTCTTCGGATTCTCCGTTCATATACGATCTCACCGCTCCTTTGAGTATCTACATAATTGAGAGTACTTAATTGTTCCTCCTATGTTTCCCAGCGACTAATGCCCCCTCAACGATATTCCATTTGGAGTATGAATAGATGCTCCAATCGAGTATAGATACAACCGTTAGAAAGATGGTTGGGGACAATAGGTGAGAGATGGAGGGAGGTGGAGGTACCGCTTCTCAAAGATTTTCATGAAATAAGGGCAAACATCAAGGAATCTACGTGATTCTATTGTGGGTCTTTGTCCTTTTCAGCTGAAACCCCCTGAAGTATCTGTCTCGCTTTCTTCGAATACAGATAGCCTGGTTTTACGGCCATAACACCTTGAATCTCCTTTAGTATTCCATCAAAAAGGGGATAATCGCGGTATCTAAGGAGATTGAATGCTACTTTTTCAACATCTAGATGGGGAGATTCCATCATCACCTTTCGAATTACACGCTGTAATTCAGAAGCTAGAATGTTGTCGCTGATTTCTAGAATAAGGGGGCATATCCTGTCAGTTCCTTTATCTACATACTTACTGGGCATAACCTTCCATCGACAGGATGATTTGAAGACTTTCTCCGGGGATATCAAATCTCTTTCTGCTGCTTTGTAAAGGCAGAGAATTACATTTCGAATTAGAACACGGTTGCTGAGATCTGGGAAATTACAATTGCTTTGGAATTCATCAGTTCTATCATTAAATCAAACTGCTCAAACCGGGTTCTAGGATATACACCTATGTTTGGTCGCCAAAAAGCACAATCAAATACGTGAGATTAATTTCAATAATCAAAATAGCGGCCAACTCTCTGCAACATTCTTAATCCCTATTTGATGGATCATGGATTAGTTATACGCAGAGTAGAATTCGTTGAGCATATCTGTACCCACAAAGAAGAATTATGAATATGTAATTTGTATATCCCTCTAGTGGGATTACCTAATGCGTAGGGTGCACATTATATCCGCACTATGTACGGTACTAATAATCACTGGCACGAGCTACATTCCTATTCATTTTGAGCTGAAGCAATGGCCAACAACATCAGATTTTGAGCTGGCCCAAGATGAAGATTCGTATATGAGCTTATCAAAAGAACATCTTGTAATCCTTTCTTCCAGTGTCAGAGAGCTTGGGATAACTCTAACGAATATCGACAATGCTCCACACAATCTTAGCGTCAACTTGGCGACGGCAAACCAGCAGCTAGGTTTCATTTTCAATGGGGAAGAGATAGAACCAGTTGATGAATCGGATGACATTCTTGTATACAGGATCCCCCACATATGCACTAATGCCATTCCAAATAGAACAACGAGTCTAAGCGTCGATGTGCTCGGAGAACTGCAACGCGGTGTTGTTTATACCCTAAGCAAGTTCACTATTCAGCTTGAAAGAGATGATATCGTAATCGAAGAGAAGAATGTTGATGCGTTCATTACCCAAGGTTTCGAGAAAATATCTAGGTATGAGCTCAACAGCACAGGAGAATTCGCACCCGATGCCCTCTACAACTTCAGTAATAATCCTCTTTTGGCATCAACGAGTGGAAGGCTCAAGATTGAAGTGAATAACTCTGACGAGATTCTACATAGCTATGAAATTGTAATAAACGACAAAGCGAGGCAGTTACGAGTATTCAAAGGTGAAGAAGAAGTTATTCCACTGCAACAAGAGGAGGGGAATGTCTTCAGAATACATTTGGGCAATATACAGGTTAGAGACGTCATACCTCTTACTCTTAGTGCTTCCCAACTACGAGGAATAACATGGTCAAGGTACATGATTGAGCTTTCACTTGTTGTTGATAACAGTACCATGCATCAATCCTCTGCAATTGGTGTTGATGTGGGTAATGCGGCACCAGAAGACATCATAATCGAAGAATTGACACTAGAGAGATTAGATGATGATAGTATCAAAGCTACTCTACGTTTGAACGAGGAGGGAAGGGGTTTTGGACTTTTCGGAATCACTTTTGAAGGAAGCCAAGCTTTGGCAGTTTTAGGTTGGGCTGGACCTCGCATCGCTAGTGTTCTACTAACAAGGGGAGTATTCCCGCGACTCTTTGAGTCGTCCACTGCAGCAAGTATTGAAGCTGGGATTGCAGGCTTCCTAATATCAACGGGAATAGGACTCATAATAGAAGCAGTTATTGTATCGCCTGATAATCCTATCTTAGGATTGGTTTTGGCGATAGCCGGTGCTGCATTGATTATGGTTGGAATTGTTTGTATCTTCTTTAAGAATCAGAATAAGCAGGACATAGAAATTCCCTACTAGGCCATGTCTAATGTGTTAATGCCAATATTTTGTAAAACTTCATTTGCCAATCAATAATGTAGAAATGCTGAAGATGGAGGTACAGTTTCTCTGAGGTTCCGCTCAAATCTTGGCAACTCTAGGTTTCCCAAGATGAACTCGGGAAGAAGTTTCATGAAGGGGGTGCGTCGAAATAGAACATGGTCCGAAGAGCTTCTTGAAATACAAAAGCTCAAGAGTATGACCCGTCTAATGGAACAGACGGAGGGTAGAATCCTATGAATGATTCAGAGAATCTCTTTGAACAGACATTAGAAAGGGCAACAATGAAACCTCCAGTTAGTCAGAAAGCCACTTCCAAAATTGTAGATGAGATATCTTCTCACAAGGGCATTGTGAGATTGTTTCATCTAATACGAGAATCTCCACATTTGGCAAAACTGCTTTTCCTCCATCCTCTTGACCTCTTTGGAAAAGAGGGGAGGTATCAAGCTCCCTATTTGTACTACGGGCAAATCTCCACAGACACGCAGAAAGATAGCAATATTTCGCGGGCATTGAAATTATTGCGGATAGACCGTGAGGCGACCAGTAGCTTGGCCTTAGCCACACGCCTCAAAAAGATGGGAATTGATGAAGAGAGACAAGAAACGATAGGATCTGATATCATAGATGCCGTTATCTACATACTTGTCATGATTTTCAAAGTTAGTCCAACGCTACGTGAATTAGTAGAATCTGAAAACTTCAGCTATCCACTTATGAAATCAACAATCAAGAACTACGCTAATCTGATTGATGAAGAGGAGCTAGAGCAGGCTATGGAATCCATCTTTTCAGAAGAATCAGCAGACCCCGAATTCATAGACCTGATAGAGCGTCTGATATTGAGTGTCGTCCCGCTCATCACAGG from Candidatus Lokiarchaeota archaeon harbors:
- a CDS encoding DUF3825 domain-containing protein; its protein translation is MNGESEEDLFDFAYFHERDEALRNLADMAEPEDWSSSEALEEWTHPVLFHYLKYTFKRLVEEDKIAYSSTDEGDFACFNTGLVTPLQEEIFAYFVKNRVEEASPWRFFNWLREGEYWLTKFKSLPERANYFDDPKFLVYDTRMDLVVNKEHILNEHRDRFPPELQEHDDHTLSMLLDGAIRHAKKRVMRSYKAAVPQYYGSKIQLLLPLCIRSAAKADLALVVDHGGDRYRATTVLSLSMAYSNARQIAKPDRQWLNPLEQ